In the genome of Aspergillus luchuensis IFO 4308 DNA, chromosome 2, nearly complete sequence, one region contains:
- the FAS2_1 gene encoding trifunctional fatty acid synthase subunit FAS2 (COG:I;~EggNog:ENOG410PFY5;~InterPro:IPR037143,IPR002582,IPR016035,IPR009081, IPR041550,IPR004568,IPR036291,IPR018201,IPR026025, IPR016039,IPR002347,IPR014030,IPR014031,IPR040899, IPR008278;~PFAM:PF01648,PF00109,PF02801,PF18325,PF18314, PF00106;~go_component: GO:0005835 - fatty acid synthase complex [Evidence IEA];~go_function: GO:0000287 - magnesium ion binding [Evidence IEA];~go_function: GO:0004312 - fatty acid synthase activity [Evidence IEA];~go_function: GO:0004315 - 3-oxoacyl-[acyl-carrier-protein] synthase activity [Evidence IEA];~go_function: GO:0004316 - 3-oxoacyl-[acyl-carrier-protein] reductase (NADPH) activity [Evidence IEA];~go_function: GO:0008897 - holo-[acyl-carrier-protein] synthase activity [Evidence IEA];~go_function: GO:0016746 - transferase activity, transferring acyl groups [Evidence IEA];~go_process: GO:0006633 - fatty acid biosynthetic process [Evidence IEA];~go_process: GO:0042759 - long-chain fatty acid biosynthetic process [Evidence IEA];~go_process: GO:0055114 - oxidation-reduction process [Evidence IEA]) yields the protein MRPEIEQELAHTLLVELLAYQFASPVRWIETQDVILAEKRTERIVEIGPADTLGGMARRTLASKYEAYDAATSVQRQILCYNKDAKEIYYDVDPVEEEEAQPSAEPAAGAPAAAAPAAAPAAAAPAAAAPPSAGPAAAIEDAPVTAVDVLRTLVAQKLKKSLSDVPLSKAIKDLVGGKSTLQNEILGDLGKEFGSTPEKPEDTPLDELGASMQATFNGQLGKQSSSLIARLVSSKMPGGFNITAVRKYLETRWGLGSGRQDGVLLLALTMEPPSRIGSEAEAKSYLDDVANKYAASAGISLSAPAAGGDSGAGGGGMLMDPAAIDALTKDQRALFKQQLEIIARYLKMDLRAGQKAYITSQESQKTLQAQLDLWQAEHGDFYASGIEPAFDALKARVYDSSWNWARQDALSMYYDIIFGRLKVVDREIVSQCIRIMNRSNPLLLEFMQYHIDNCPTDRGETYQLAKELGEQLIENCKEVLGVAPVYKDVAVPTGPQTTVDARGNIGYKEVPRASARKLEHYVKQMAEGGPISEYSNRTKVQNDLRSVYKLIRRQHRLSKSSQLQFNALYKEVIRALSMNENQIMPQENGSGKKTGRNGVKRNGSPRAGKVETIPFLHLKKKSEHGWDYSKKLTGVYLDVLESAARSGLTFQGKNVLMTGAGAGSIGAEVLQGLISGGAKVVVTTSRYSREVTEYYQAMYARYGSRGSQLVVVPFNQGSKQDVEALVDYIYDAKKGLGWDLDFVVPFAAIPENGREIDSIDSKSELAHRIMLTNLLRLLGCIKTQKQSNGFETRPAQVILPLSPNHGTFGNDGLYSESKLALETLFNRWYSENWNNYLTICGAVIGWTRGTGLMSGNNMVAEGVEKLGVRTFSQQEMAFNLLGLMAPAIVNLCQLDPVWADLNGGLQFIPDLKDLMTKLRTEIMETSDVRQAVIKETAIENKIVNGEDSEVLYKRVIAEPRANIKFQFPNLPNWEEDVKPLNDNLKGMVNLDKVVVVTGFSEVGPWGNSRTRWEMEAYGKFSLEGCVEMAWIMGLIKHHNGPLKGKAYSGWVDAKSGEPVDDKDVKPKYEKFILEHSGIRLIEPELFKGYDPKKKQLLQEIVIQEDLDPFEASKETAEEFKREHGEKVEIFELPESGEYTVRLKKGATLLIPKALQFDRLVAGQIPTGWDAKRYGIPDDIIEQVDPVTLFVLVCTAESMLSAGITDPYEFYKYVHLSEVGNCIGSGIGGTHALRGMYKDRYLDKPLQKDILQESFINTMSAWVNMLLLSSTGPIKTPVGACATAVESVDIGYETIVEGKARVCFVGGFDDFQEEGSYEFANMKATSNAEDEFAHGRTPQEMSRPTTTTRAGFMESQGCGMQLIMSAQLALDMGVPIYGIIALTTTATDKIGRSVPAPGQGVLTTARENPGKFPSPLLDIKYRRRQLDLRKKQIKEWQESELLYLQEEAEAMKAQAADESFDVSGYLHERAQHIEREAIRQEKDAQFSLGNNFWKQDSRIAPLRGALATWGLTVDDIGVASFHGTSTVANDKNESDVICQQMKHLGRKKGNALLGIFQKYLTGHPKGAAGAWMFNGCLQVLESGLVPGNRNADNVDKVMEKFDYIVYPSRSIQTDGINAFSVTSFGFGQKGAQVIGIHPKYLYATLDRAQYQTYKAKVEARQKKAYRFFHNGLINNSIFVAKDKAPYEDAQQSKVFLNPDYRVAADKKTSQLKFPAQPPKADDKGLESTKTMIESLAKANASEDSKVGVDVENIESFNIENETFIERNFTASEQEYCQKAASPRSSFAGRWSAKEAVFKALGVSSKGAGAPLKDIEISSDSTGAPVVNLHGAAAEAAKQAGVKQVSVSISHSDTQAVAVAVSKF from the exons ATGCGGCCCGAAATCGAGCAGGAGCTGGCTCACACTTTGCTGGTTGAACTTCTGGCCTACCAGTTCGCTTCACCGGTGAGATGGATTGAGACCCAGGATGTCATTCTCGCAGAGAAGAGGACAGAGCGAATTGTGGAAATCGGTCCCGCAGACACACTGGGTGGTATGGCGAGACGGACCCTCGCATCAAAATATGAGGCATACGATGCTGCTACTTCCGTGCAGCGTCAAATACTTTGCTACAACAAAGATGCGAAGGAGATCTATTACGATGTTGATCccgtggaggaagaagaagcgcaaccaTCGGCAGAGCCTGCGGCCGgtgcccctgctgctgctgctcctgctgctgctcctgccgctgctgctcccgcggctgctgctccACCTAGTGCCGgccctgcagcagcaatTGAGGACGCACCGGTTACGGCAGTGGATGTGCTGAGGACTCTGGTCGcgcagaagttgaagaagagcttGTCGGATGTGCCCTTGAGTAAAGCCATCAAAGATCTGGTTGGAG GTAAATCCACTCTGCAGAATGAAATTTTGGGAGATCTCGGAAAGGAATTCGGTTCGACGCCCGAGAAACCGGAAGACACACCTCTGGACGAGCTAGGCGCATCTATGCAGGCGACATTCAATGGACAACTCGGCAAGCAGTCCTCATCCCTCATTGCTCGCCTGGTCTCGTCGAAGATGCCCGGTGGCTTCAACATTACCGCAGTTCGCAAATACCTTGAGACAAGATGGGGTTTGGGATCTGGTCGTCAAGATGGCGTCCTTCTCCTTGCTCTCACTATGGAGCCACCCTCCCGTATTGGCTCCGAGGCTGAGGCCAAGTCGTaccttgatgatgttgccAACAAATACGCTGCCAGCGCCGGCATCAGCCTTTCGGCACCGGCAGCTGGTGGTGATAGCGGGGCAGGTGGTGGCGGCATGCTTATGGATCCGGCCGCCATTGATGCCTTGACCAAAGACCAACGGGCATTGTtcaagcagcagctggagatAATTGCGCGTTATTTGAAGATGGATCTACGCGCCGGTCAAAAGGCTTACATCACTTCTCAGGAGTCTCAGAAAACATTGCAGGCCCAGCTGGACCTTTGGCAGGCCGAGCATGGCGATTTCTATGCTTCTGGTATCGAGCCGGCTTTCGATGCCCTGAAAGCACGCGTGTATGATTCTTCTTGGAACTGGGCCCGCCAGGATGCTCTGAGCATGTACTACGACATCATTTTCGGCAGGCTCAAGGTCGTGGATCGTGAGATTGTGAGCCAGTGCATTCGCATTATGAACCGTTCAAACCCACTGCTTCTTGAGTTCATGCAGTACCACATTGACAACTGCCCCACTGATCGGGGTGAAACTTATCAGTTGGCCAAGGAACTTGGTGAGCAACTCATCGAAAACTGCAAGGAAGTCTTGGGTGTCGCCCCTGTGTACAAGGATGTCGCTGTGCCCACCGGACCCCAGACTACTGTCGATGCCAGAGGAAACATTGGGTACAAGGAGGTTCCCCGGGCTAGCGCTCGCAAGTTGGAACACTACGTGAAGCAAATGGCGGAGGGAGGCCCTATCTCCGAGTACAGCAACCGCACGAAGGTCCAGAATGATCTCCGCAGTGTCTACAAGTTGATCCGCAGACAACATCGCTTGTCCAAGTCATCGCAACTTCAGTTCAATGCGCTCTACAAGGAAGTTATTCGTGCTCTCAGCATGAATGAGAACCAGATCATGCCCCAAGAGAACGGTTCTGGCAAGAAGACCGGCAGGAATGGTGTCAAGCGCAACGGCAGCCCCCGCGCAGGTAAAGTGGAGACCATTCCCTTCTTGCATCTCAAGAAGAAGTCCGAACACGGCTGGGATTACAGCAAGAAACTCACCGGTGTTTACCTGGACGTATTGGAATCTGCCGCACGGTCAGGTCTCACCTTCCAAGGCAAGAACGTCTTGATGACAGGCGCAGGTGCAGGTTCCATTGGAGCGGAAGTGCTGCAAGGCCTGATTAGTGGTGGCGCCAAGGTCGTTGTCACGACAAGCCGATACTCTCGTGAGGTCACTGAGTACTACCAAGCCATGTATGCCCGCTATGGTAGCCGTGGCTCTCAGCTTGTTGTGGTGCCTTTCAACCAAGGTAGCAAGCAAGATGTGGAAGCACTTGTCGACTATATCTACGACGCAAAGAAGGGTCTCGGCTGGGATTTGGACTTCGTTGTTCCATTTGCCGCCATTCCTGAGAATGGACGTGAAATTGACTCGATTGACTCGAAGTCTGAACTGGCTCACCGCATCATGTTGACAAACCTCTTGCGACTTTTGGGTTGCATCAAGACACAGAAGCAGAGCAACGGTTTTGAAACCCGTCCCGCTCAAGTCATCCTCCCCTTGTCTCCTAACCATGGTACTTTCGGAAACGATGGTCTGTACTCTGAGTCTAAGCTGGCTTTGGAAACCCTCTTCAACCGCTGGTATTCAGAGAACTGGAACAACTACCTGACCATTTGTGGTGCTGTGATTGGATGGACTCGGGGTACAGGTCTCATGAGCGGCAACAACATGGTTGCCGAAGGTGTTGAGAAGCTCGGTGTCCGTACCTTTTCCCAGCAAGAGATGGCCTTCAACCTGCTTGGTCTCATGGCGCCTGCGATCGTCAACCTGTGTCAGCTCGACCCTGTCTGGGCCGACCTTAACGGTGGTCTCCAATTCATCCCTGACCTGAAGGACCTCATGACCAAGCTTCGCACGGAAATCATGGAGACAAGTGATGTTCGCCAGGCAGTCATCAAAGAGACTGCAATCGAAAACAAGATCGTCAATGGAGAGGATAGTGAGGTCCTCTATAAACGGGTGATCGCTGAGCCCCGTGCCAACATCAAGTTCCAGTTCCCTAATCTGCCTAactgggaggaggatgtgaaGCCACTTAACGACAACCTGAAAGGCATGGTCAACCTGGACAAGGTCGTGGTGGTCACCGGATTTTCGGAGGTCGGACCCTGGGGTAACTCTCGCACACGctgggagatggaggctTACGGCAAATTCTCCCTTGAAGGATGTGTGGAGATGGCATGGATCATGGGTCTTATCAAGCACCACAACGGTCCACTGAAGGGTAAGGCCTATTCAGGATGGGTCGACGCGAAGTCTGGGGAGCCCGTGGATGATAAGGACGTGAAGCCGAAGTACGAGAAGTTCATCCTTGAACATTCTGGTATTCGGCTTATCGAGCCCGAATTGTTCAAGGGTTATGatcccaagaagaagcagctgctccAGGAAATTGTCATCCAGGAGGACTTGGATCCGTTTGAAGCTTCGAAAGAGACCGCAGAGGAATTCAAGCGTGAGCATGGCGAAAAGGTGGAGATCTTCGAATTGCCAGAGTCCGGCGAGTACACTGTGCGTCTGAAGAAGGGAGCCACTCTCTTGATCCCGAAGGCCCTTCAGTTCGACCGCCTTGTTGCTGGCCAGATCCCTACTGGCTGGGATGCTAAGAGATACGGTATCCCTGACGATATCATCGAACAAGTTGACCCAGTCACGTTGTTCGTCCTTGTCTGCACTGCTGAGTCTATGCTTTCAGCTGGTATTACCGATCCGTATGAATTCTACAAGTATGTCCACCTGTCTGAGGTCGGAAACTGCATCGGCTCGGGTATCGGTGGTACCCACGCGTTGCGGGGAATGTACAAGGACCGCTACCTGGACAAGCCTCTTCAAAAGGACATTCTGCAGGAATCTTTCATCAACACTATGAGTGCCTGGGTTAACATGCTTCTCTTGTCCTCAACTGGCCCGATCAAGACTCCAGTCGGAGCTTGCGCCACTGCGGTCGAATCCGTTGACATTGGTTACGAGACGATCGTGGAAGGAAAGGCTCGTGTCTGCTTTGTTGGAGGATTCGACGATTTCCAGGAAGAAGGATCCTATGAATTCGCCAACATGAAGGCGACCAGCAATGCCGAAGATGAGTTTGCCCATGGTCGCACCCCGCAAGAAATGTCGCGgcccaccactaccactcgTGCTGGATTCATGGAGTCTCAGGGTTGCGGTATGCAACTCATTATGAGTGCCCAGCTTGCTCTGGACATGGGTGTACCGATCTATGGTATCATTGCGCTGACCACCACGGCTACCGACAAGATTGGTCGCTCTGTTCCCGCACCCGGTCAAGGAGTTCTCACCACCGCGCGCGAGAACCCTGGCAAGTTCCCATCTCCTTTGCTGGACATCAAGTACCGTCGCCGTCAGCTTGACCTGCGTAAGAAGCAGATTAAGGAATGGCAAGAATCTGAGTTGTTGTACCTCCAGGAAGAAGCCGAGGCTATGAAAGCCCAGGCCGCGGATGAATCTTTCGACGTCTCTGGCTACCTTCACGAGCGCGCTCAGCACATTGAACGCGAAGCTATCCGCCAGGAGAAGGATGCCCAGTTCAGCCTTGGAAACAACTTCTGGAAGCAGGATTCACGTATCGCTCCTCTCCGTGGTGCTCTCGCCACCTGGGGTCTGACTGTTGATGATATCGGTGTCGCCTCATTCCACGGTACTTCTACTGTCGCTAATGACAAGAACGAATCGGACGTCATTTGCCAGCAAATGAAGCACCTGGGTCGGAAGAAGGGCAACGCCCTTTTGGGTATCTTCCAGAAATATCTCACTGGACATCCCaagggtgctgctggtgcctGGATGTTCAACGGCTGTCTTCAGGTTCTTGAAAGTGGTCTGGTTCCTGGCAACCGCAACGCTGATAACGTCGACAAGGTGATGGAGAAATTCGACTACATCGTTTACCCAAGCCGCAGCATCCAGACTGACGGTATCAATGCCTTCTCTGTCACTTCATTTGGTTTCGGCCAGAAGGGTGCACAGGTTATTGGTATTCACCCTAAGTACCTCTACGCAACCCTGGATCGGGCACAGTACCAGACCTACAAGGCCAAGGTCGAGGCGAGACAGAAGAAGGCATACCGCTTCTTCCACAACGGCCTGATCAACAACAGCATCTTCGTCGCTAAGGATAAGGCTCCTTACGAAGATGCCCAGCAGAGCAAGGTCTTCCTCAACCCTGATTACCGTGTGGCTGCCGACAAGAAGACCTCGCAACTCAAGTTTCCTGCCCAGCCTCCCAAGGCTGATGATAAAGGACTTGAGAGCACAAAGACTATGATCGAGTCACTGGCTAAGGCTAATGCTTCTGAAGACTCGAAGGtcggtgtggatgtggagaaCATCGAAAGTTTCAATATTGAAAATGAAACCTTCATCGAACGGAATTTCACCGCAAGCGAGCAAGAGTACTGCCAAAAGGCAGCGTCTCCTCGATCATCCTTTGCCGGACGCTGGAGTGCCAAGGAAGCTGTTTTCAAGGCCTTGGGTGTCAGCAGCAAGGGCGCAGGTGCCCCTCTCAAGGACATTGAGATCTCCAGTGACTCAACCGGGGCTCCCGTCGTCAAT CTTCACGGTGCTGCAGCTGAAGCTGCCAAGCAGGCTGGCGTCAAACAGGTCAGCGTCAGCATCAGCCACAGTGATACCCAGGCAGTCGCGGTCGCGGTCTCCAAATTTTAA
- the TRM1 gene encoding tRNA (guanine26-N2)-dimethyltransferase (BUSCO:EOG09261H5E;~COG:J;~EggNog:ENOG410PFUI;~InterPro:IPR042296,IPR002905,IPR029063;~PFAM:PF02005;~go_function: GO:0003723 - RNA binding [Evidence IEA];~go_function: GO:0004809 - tRNA (guanine-N2-)-methyltransferase activity [Evidence IEA];~go_process: GO:0008033 - tRNA processing [Evidence IEA]) has translation MSAHLGVLYRALSVHFRLRSHRAIARCTALGFQQRPPLRRVYSTRSSAAEMAEQLIQYDGTEYRAVKEGLAYILNPPAQAPGTKRDRKADEQSQSVFYNPIQQFNRDLSVLAIRAYGEHLLALKKQKAEKRKQKAAASDLAKGKKRKREEVDVKEQTEDQTQGQGNPTTAQQAEQDTAPSFTILDALSATGLRALRYASEIPFTSCVVANDLSPSAIESMKTNIKYNSLGEKIRPNTGDARAYMYSLLNQQANTPTVENHLGKFDVIDLDPYGSAAPFMDAAVQGVKDGGLLCVTCTDAGVWASYGYPEKSFALYGGIPVKGPHCHEGGLRLILHGLAASAAKYGLAIEPLLSLSIDFYARVFVRVHRSPAEVKYISGNMMMVYNCDAGCGAWSTQPITQTKQKLDKKGNPFYHFGFAQGPVADSRCGHCGSRTHLSGPMWAGPLHNAHFIRRILDMLPQADRDVYHTIDRIEGMLTTAMEEDLNLEISSDEANQTPPGTVGGDIPVNEYSAIIPRLDPAAREEYPFYFSLSALSKVLHTSTISIDAMRGAIRHLGYRSTRSHARPNTIRTDAPWEVIWEIMREWVRQKSPIREGALKPGSPGAVIMSKSRENVQGCEGEDPSLALLKTELQAVTEEAKDVKDMVTKIEAALYRSGARQAFGRKRRESDPQREQPGTTQKGPQDTKPPRSPNGTGRPHPSTLEVVFDEALGRETAKKRLVRYQINPRENWGPLSRASGGK, from the coding sequence ATGAGCGCACACCTTGGTGTCCTTTATCGTGCCCTCTCAGTCCACTTTAGACTCCGCAGCCATCGCGCAATTGCCCGCTGCACCGCCCTAGGATTCCAACAACGCCCGCCACTCCGCCGAGTCTACTCTACCCGCTCATCGGCTGCGGAGATGGCTGAACAATTGATACAGTATGACGGCACTGAGTACAGAGCAGTGAAGGAAGGATTGGCGTACATTCTGAACCCCCCGGCTCAGGCTCCCGGTACGAAAAGGGATCGCAAAGCTGACGAGCAATCGCAATCAGTCTTCTACAACCCTATCCAACAGTTCAACCGGGACCTTAGTGTCCTTGCCATTCGCGCATATGGGGAGCATTTGCTGGCCCTGAAGAAACAGAAGgccgagaagaggaagcaaaAGGCTGCGGCGAGCGACTTAGCGAAgggcaagaagcgcaagagagaagaggtcGATGTCAAGGAACAAACGGAAGATCAGACTCAAGGCCAAGGGAATCCGACTACAGCACAGCAGGCAGAGCAGGACACGGCGCCGTCTTTTACGATTTTAGACGCCCTCTCGGCTACGGGTCTGCGTGCCCTGCGATATGCTTCGGAGATACCTTTCACCTCTTGCGTCGTCGCAAACGACCTGTCACCCTCGGCAATTGAATCCATGAAGACGAACATCAAATACAATAGTCTCGGCGAAAAGATCCGTCCTAACACCGGGGATGCGCGCGCTTACATGTACAGTCTCTTAAACCAACAAGCCAACACCCCAACTGTCGAGAACCACCTAGGAAAATTTGACGTGATTGATCTGGACCCTTACGGCTCTGCTGCACCGTTCATGGATGCTGCGGTCCAGGGAGTCAAGGATGGCGGCCTTCTTTGTGTGACCTGTACCGATGCAGGTGTCTGGGCCTCGTACGGGTATCCCGAGAAGTCGTTCGCTCTATATGGCGGAATTCCAGTGAAAGGACCGCATTGCCACGAAGGTGGCCTGCGTCTGATTCTGCACGGGCTTGCAGCCTCCGCTGCGAAATATGGACTCGCGATTGAGCCACTTCTGTCCCTATCGATCGATTTTTATGCCCGAGTGTTCGTCCGTGTCCATCGCTCCCCAGCTGAAGTCAAGTATATATCCGGgaacatgatgatggtctACAACTGCGATGCTGGCTGTGGCGCTTGGTCGACTCAGCCTATAACCCAGACGAAACAGAAGCTGGACAAGAAAGGAAATCCGTTCTATCACTTCGGCTTCGCTCAGGGTCCGGTAGCAGATAGTCGTTGTGGCCATTGTGGCTCTAGGACTCACCTCAGCGGTCCTATGTGGGCTGGTCCTCTTCATAATGCTCACTTCATCCGCAGGATCCTTGATATGCTTCCCCAGGCAGATAGGGACGTGTATCACACCATTGACCGGATCGAGGGAATGTTGACCAcagcaatggaagaagatctgAATCTAGAAATATCTAGTGACGAAGCCAATCAGACACCTCCTGGCACAGTCGGTGGGGATATCCCCGTGAACGAGTATTCTGCAATCATCCCACGGCTCGACCCCGCCGCCCGGGAAGAATACCCCTTCTACTTCAGTCTCAGCGCCTTATCCAAAGTCTTGCATACATCCACGATTTCCATTGATGCCATGCGTGGGGCTATTCGACACCTAGGCTACCGGTCAACCCGTAGCCACGCCAGACCGAATACAATTCGTACCGATGCTCCTTGGGAGGTGATCTGGGAGATAATGAGGGAATGGGTGAGGCAGAAGTCTCCCATCAGAGAAGGCGCCCTCAAGCCCGGTAGTCCCGGCGCTGTCATTATGTCCAAGAGCCGGGAGAACGTTCAAGGCTGTGAGGGGGAAGACCCGTCTCTGGCACTTCTCAAGACCGAGCTTCAGGCAGTCACAGAAGAGGCAAAGGATGTCAAAGATATGGTTACCAAGATTGAAGCTGCCTTGTATCGCTCCGGTGCCCGTCAAGCgtttggaaggaagagaagagaatctGATCCCCAGCGTGAACAGCCGGGAACAACGCAGAAGGGCCCCCAGGACACAAAGCCTCCCCGTAGTCCCAATGGTACAGGCAGACCGCACCCTAGCACGCTGGAGGTTGTATTCGATGAGGCATTGGGCAGGGAGACGGCCAAGAAGCGGCTGGTGCGGTACCAGATAAATCCTCGTGAGAACTGGGGTCCTTTGAGCCGAGCATCCGGAGGCAAGTAG
- a CDS encoding MCP1 family protein (COG:S;~EggNog:ENOG410PPQ0;~InterPro:IPR012472,IPR034804,IPR039960;~PFAM:PF07950;~TransMembrane:5 (i92-112o132-149i184-202o231-254i289-312o);~go_component: GO:0016020 - membrane [Evidence IEA];~go_component: GO:0032592 - integral component of mitochondrial membrane [Evidence IEA];~go_process: GO:0055088 - lipid homeostasis [Evidence IEA]) codes for MAASKESMPSKPEDIETRSIFSMQELDPSPVQDEFPDLESGEYFPREPSPPSAREPIAGGGRFSSLKLGLRGHSWDSWLSAFQRYSTYPPTLFLALHWANTSLIPLATRSVPDSESFLLLTRPVYQSPGLEHLVLTAPVLIHIASGIALRNIRSARRARLYGAETRSQRHSLTFWPRMSLQARLGYSLVPLLGAHVLVNRITPLMVDGGSSGVGLGYVAHGFARAPALWNLYYLLFVAVGVWHFVGGWAAWMGWRVTTVRKERDRKKGSLEGYLGASESEQRLRRQRKMWWTVNGIAAVGASIWLAGALGIIGRTGQGYGWEAKGWNEIYSQVPVIGSWL; via the exons ATGGCTGCCTCGAAAGAAAGCATGCCATCCAAACCAGAGGATATCGAAACGCGCTCCATATTTTCAATGCAAGAATTAGACCCATCGCCAGTTCAAGATGAGTTTCCAGACCTCGAATCTGGTGAATACTTCCCCAGAGAACCAAGTCCGCCATCGGCACGCGAGCCCATCGCCGGGGGTGGTCGGTTCTCATCGCTCAAGTTAGGTCTTCGCGGACACAGTTGGGATTCCTGGT TGTCTGCCTTCCAACGATACTCGACGTATCCGCCAACCCTATTCcttgcattgcattgggCCAATACCTCTCTCATCCCTCTGGCTACTCGATCCGTACCCGATAGCGAGAGCTTCCTACTTCTCACCAGACCCGTCTATCAATCTCCGGGCCTCGAACATCTCGTCCTGACTGCGCCTGTTCTGATTCATATTGCATCCGGAATTGCTTTGCGCAACATTCGTTCCGCACGGCGGGCGCGACTCTATGGTGCCGAGACAAGGTCACAGAGACACTCGTTGACGTTTTGGCCTCGGATGAGTCTCCAAGCTCGGTTAGGATATTCGTTGGTTCCGTTACTTGGCGCCCATGTGCTCGTCAACCGCATCACTCCATTAATGGTCGATGGGGGAAGCTCAGGAGTCGGGCTGGGTTATGTGGCCCACGGCTTTGCACGGGCCCCCGCACTCTGGAATCTATACTATCTGTTATTCGTCGCCGTTGGGGTGTGGCACTTCGTCGGCGGCTGGGCTGCATGGATGGGCTGGAGAGTGACAACGGTCCGGAAAGAACGTGACCGAAAAAAGGGCTCCCTAGAGGGTTATCTGGGAGCCTCGGAAAGTGAGCAACGACTCCGCCGACAGAGGAAGATGTGGTGGACGGTCAACGGCATTGCCGCGGTGGGAGCATCCATATGGCTTGCAGGCGCCCTGGGCATCATCGGGCGTACGGGGCAAGGTTATGGCTGGGAGGCCAAGGGATGGAATGAAATCTATAGTCAGGTCCCCGTTATTGGGTCCTGGCTCTGA
- a CDS encoding putative C2H2 finger domain protein (COG:S;~EggNog:ENOG410PPZX;~InterPro:IPR036236,IPR013087), producing the protein MRLHTQRGFTNPTPKTESARSALSSFTCTLCNKSYSRHPEYEAHISSYDHQHRKRLQDLKQLSRDPNAAEKARRAERKADAEAGLRVIDTPKAASVSTTGTGSGAGGSTGGGGGFKKGGFKSSFTTVKGPVAPAAPTKKNVLGGDDDDNEIPEADDASLRRARSQSTKHENMQVDQAESDTDEEYDGDGGMNGVYYNPRNPTGCSPACAGARNVPLETSFV; encoded by the exons ATGCGTCTACATACACAGCGAGGCTTTACCAATCCCACTCCCAAG ACCGAATCTGCGCGTTCCGCTCTGAGCTCCTTCACCTGCACGCTCTGCAACAAGTCTTACTCTCGCCATCCAGAATACGAGGCCCATATTTCTTCATATGACCATCAACACCGCAAGCGTCTCCAAGACCTCAAGCAGTTATCCCGGGACCCCAATGCCGCTGAGAAGGCCAGAAGAGCCGAACGGAAGGCCGACGCCGAGGCCGGGTTAAGGGTCATCGACACACCCAAAGCTGCATCAGTATCTACTACGGGAACGGGATCTGGAGCAGGTGGAAGTACAgggggcgggggagggtTTAAAAAGGGAGGGTTCAAAAGTTCCTTTACCACTGTGAAAGGACCTGTGGCTCCTGCAGCTCCCACGAAGAAAAATGTCCTAGgcggtgacgatgatgacaatgaaattccagaagcagatgaTGCGAGTCTGCGGCGCGCTCGGAGCCAATCGACGAAACACGAAAATATGCAGGTTGATCAGGCGGAGAGCGATACTGATGAAGAGTACGACGGGGATGGGGGTATGAATGGGGTGTATTACAATCCTCGAAATCCCACCGGTTGTTCCCCTGCGTGTGCTGGTGCTAGGAACGTTCCTCTAGAGACTTCCTTTGTCTGA